A stretch of Chionomys nivalis chromosome 26, mChiNiv1.1, whole genome shotgun sequence DNA encodes these proteins:
- the LOC130866837 gene encoding translation machinery-associated protein 7-like produces MSGREGGKKKHLKQPKKQAKEMDEEDKPYKQKQKEEQKKLEELKAKAAGKGPLATGGIKKSGKN; encoded by the coding sequence ATGTCAGGCCGGGAAGGTGGCAAAAAGAAGCACCTGAAACAGCCTAAGAAGCAGGCCAAGGAAATGGACGAGGAAGATAAGCCTTacaagcagaaacaaaaagaggagcagaagaaacTCGAGGAGCTAAAAGCCAAGGCTGCGGGGAAGGGACCCCTAGCCACAGGTGGAATTAAGAAATCTGGCAAAAATTAA